AACTGAGAATGCTGTCAGAATACAGATTTACTCCGCCATCTGTGCCTACTGCCTCGTTGCCATTGTGCAATATGATATGCGATTGGATAGAAGCACTTATGAGGTGCTGCAAATCCTCAGCATGTCACTTACAGACACAACAAATCTCAGAGATCTCTTCGACAAAACTATATTCAAAAATGACAAAGACCGAAGTGGTTCAGGTGAACCTAATTTATTTAATTTTTAAACTCGTCCATTTTTAGTGGACACTAGTGAACAACTGCATAAACAATCCTCATTTTTAACATTTAGGCAGTAAAAACAGGGATAAAATGGAAAAACACGCCAAGCGGCTGTGTAAAAGCGTTTAAGTCCTGTTTAATCAGCTACTTACAAGCGTAAAACCGCCTAAAACTATGCAAAAACGGCTGTAATATCATTTAAGAGTAGTATTACAACCGTTTAAATTCCGTTTAATCAATGAGTTACAGCGTTGCGCACCATATTGTAACCACTTCTTTTAGGTACACCCAACGCAACACCCCAAAATACACAAGCCTTATTTCTTTGCGTTCTAAGCCCCTCGCGCCACCACGACTTGCAAACTCTCACAAGCCCTGTATTTAAAGCGTTCTGCGTGTTTCGTATAGCCTAATAGGCGGTGCAGATGTAAAGCAGAAGTTAAGCCGTCAATAGCATTCCTTTACACGATGTAAACTTTTCATGCTGAAACACCGTTTAAACACCCTCTAAATGTAAAGCAAATGTAAACCAATGCAAAGCAATTTTATACGATTGGTTTTTGTATTTATCCCATCTAACTACCTGATAATCAACAAATCAGTTGTATCATTTCGTTATGCAGTCTTTACATAAACCTTTTATAAACCGAAGCTATCGACACGCTTTAGTGGTTATGGTTCTGCTGTTTCTAAAAATATGCAGGTCAATACTGATATTGTAATATTGATGGTAACTATTACGAAGACATAGGAGAATATATATATTGTATGTTTACAAATAACATCCGAATATTTGTACGGTAAGCATCTGCTTTGGAATGTCCCTGCGTGTAGGAATGAAAGGGGGTATCAATATAAACCACAAGATAATGTTATGGGAGTTCTCTGCAAAGCCGGCTTTCCACATCTTCACGACAGCTCTGTGTAAGATTAGAGATTTGCCGTTTGCTGTAAGTGTGGTCATAGATTACCTCTAGTATTTTAACTGTCTGCTCTATCATCAACCCCTTGGTATAGAGCATGTTGAACAGTCTGGCACGTTTCCCATCCTCACTGCATATCA
The Prevotella sp. HUN102 genome window above contains:
- a CDS encoding transposase: MSNERRLSQTLDSHSFAFFLHIPCSRSGSFYPVLLDLICSEDGKRARLFNMLYTKGLMIEQTVKILEVIYDHTYSKRQISNLTQSCREDVESRLCRELP